In Flavobacterium lacustre, a genomic segment contains:
- a CDS encoding RICIN domain-containing protein: MKTRNSGVLLFMLCVSNLFAQTADQRADKVQDATNAIFMSFDKSYYKHNSTSDNDPYGYGYWTQAHTLETLADAYQRTRNTVYIDRMKSIIAGIRKYNLYGQGTYRNDYYDDLEWLCLASFNCYNATKDTEFLDAVHQIWAEIKTGYANGAIAWKKGCDSACNNSISNGPAIVIAVKLYQLEGDSSNLQMAKDIHAWMKTNVFNAQGGIWDSPNNFDPGWQFSYNSGMFIAACLELSIVTGEQSYIDDGIKASDFMMNYRKFNGGAFYLNETGQGDGGLFKGIFAKWFTEFVRIGNLPKSRKEHYLQIINYTADYVWSHAVDKSTFLTNYDWRKLPTESIDLSTQTSGLHLFESVASLNKVHVYQDINYAGFYSQLSQGDYTTAQLLSRGVPDNFITSLTIPLGYEVTVYENDNFTGTSQTFTANTAWLAAWNDRISSIKIVDTNSPATGSIAIDSSVMNVFQDVNFTGYNVALDIGDYTLEQLQSKGVSDNDISSFKISKGFKVTLYEGDNFTGESKDFFSDTVLTTDWNNKATSLRVRANGDVNLGDITYNLQNRNSGLNMDVWGSSQSTGGNVAQGTATAGDNQKFMFTHLGDGLYKIIAKNSGQSLNIDDYNADNGTNVNQYPYNATPNQQFVLVSTGDGYYKIIPRISGKLVEVSNFSNANGANVQQWEDVNGQASGQWKLIKVESLGLTPQDEITSSLNLYPNPVENTLFFNTDIKGSQISIFSPTGSLVLKQNADDSNSVDVSKLQTGIYFITINKDANKITKKILKK, from the coding sequence TTGAAAACTAGAAATTCAGGTGTCTTATTATTTATGCTATGTGTTTCAAATTTATTTGCACAAACAGCTGATCAGCGTGCAGATAAGGTACAAGATGCAACTAATGCTATTTTCATGTCCTTTGATAAAAGTTATTATAAACATAACAGCACTTCGGATAATGATCCGTATGGTTATGGGTACTGGACACAAGCACATACTCTTGAAACTTTAGCAGATGCTTATCAAAGAACTCGTAATACTGTTTATATAGATCGTATGAAAAGCATTATTGCTGGAATACGAAAATACAATCTTTACGGTCAAGGTACATATCGAAATGATTACTATGATGATTTAGAATGGCTGTGTTTAGCTAGTTTTAACTGTTACAACGCAACCAAGGATACAGAGTTTCTGGATGCTGTACATCAAATATGGGCTGAAATAAAAACAGGATATGCAAATGGAGCGATAGCCTGGAAAAAAGGATGTGATTCTGCTTGTAATAATTCCATTTCAAATGGACCAGCTATTGTTATCGCTGTTAAATTGTATCAATTAGAAGGTGACAGTTCGAATTTGCAAATGGCAAAAGACATTCATGCCTGGATGAAGACTAATGTATTTAACGCTCAAGGAGGAATTTGGGATAGTCCAAATAATTTTGATCCTGGCTGGCAATTCTCTTATAATTCGGGAATGTTTATCGCTGCTTGTTTGGAACTCAGCATCGTTACAGGAGAACAATCCTATATTGATGATGGTATCAAGGCTTCTGATTTTATGATGAATTATAGAAAATTTAATGGTGGAGCATTTTACTTAAATGAAACAGGACAAGGTGATGGTGGTCTATTCAAAGGAATTTTTGCAAAATGGTTTACAGAGTTTGTACGCATTGGGAATTTACCTAAATCCAGAAAAGAACATTATTTGCAAATCATTAATTATACTGCTGATTACGTATGGTCACACGCAGTAGATAAATCCACATTTTTAACTAATTATGATTGGAGGAAACTACCAACGGAATCAATTGATTTATCCACTCAAACAAGCGGTCTTCATTTGTTTGAATCGGTAGCTAGTTTAAACAAGGTACATGTATATCAAGACATTAATTATGCTGGATTTTATTCCCAACTTTCACAGGGAGATTATACAACAGCACAGCTTTTGTCACGAGGTGTTCCTGATAACTTCATTACTTCTTTAACCATTCCTCTTGGTTATGAGGTTACAGTTTATGAAAATGATAATTTTACGGGTACATCTCAAACCTTTACGGCAAACACCGCTTGGCTTGCCGCTTGGAACGATAGAATTTCGTCTATAAAAATTGTAGATACTAATAGTCCGGCTACAGGTTCTATCGCTATAGACAGTTCTGTAATGAATGTTTTTCAAGATGTAAATTTTACAGGTTATAATGTTGCGCTTGATATTGGCGATTATACTTTAGAACAGCTCCAATCCAAAGGGGTATCAGACAACGATATTAGTTCTTTTAAAATTTCAAAAGGGTTTAAGGTTACGCTGTATGAAGGTGATAATTTCACAGGAGAGTCAAAAGATTTTTTTTCAGATACTGTTTTGACTACAGATTGGAATAATAAAGCGACATCCTTACGTGTTCGTGCCAATGGAGATGTCAATTTAGGAGATATCACCTATAATTTACAAAATCGCAACAGCGGTTTAAACATGGATGTATGGGGTTCTAGTCAGTCAACTGGTGGCAATGTAGCACAAGGAACAGCAACTGCCGGGGATAATCAAAAATTTATGTTCACTCATTTAGGAGATGGTTTATATAAAATTATTGCAAAAAATAGCGGGCAATCCTTGAATATTGATGATTATAATGCTGACAATGGTACTAATGTCAATCAATACCCATACAATGCAACCCCAAACCAACAGTTTGTGTTAGTTTCCACAGGAGATGGATATTACAAAATTATCCCTAGAATTAGCGGTAAATTGGTTGAAGTTTCAAATTTCAGTAATGCAAATGGCGCAAACGTTCAACAATGGGAAGATGTTAACGGACAAGCTAGTGGACAATGGAAATTAATAAAAGTCGAGTCATTAGGATTGACGCCACAAGACGAAATAACATCTTCTTTAAATCTATATCCAAATCCAGTTGAAAACACACTTTTTTTTAACACCGATATAAAAGGATCCCAGATAAGTATTTTTTCTCCTACGGGAAGTTTGGTTTTAAAACAAAATGCAGATGATAGCAACAGTGTTGATGTTTCAAAATTACAAACAGGTATATATTTCATTACGATAAATAAAGATGCTAATAAAATCACAAAGAAAATATTGAAAAAATAA
- a CDS encoding RagB/SusD family nutrient uptake outer membrane protein yields MKKLYIKSIFLFLGLTLSYSCSDYLDKENDTELTLDNVFSSKTKTEQWLAGCYSMIPDPLWGYQRDLGWEVLGDDMTPSERWRNYGWEMIPIALGSWSTNTNWGPGYWASLPQKIRECNILMENVRAMPEQKFTEEDVKLIIGEARFLRAYYYSLLINTYGPVPFKPEEITPVNYNLSDLLVGQTPYDEIVSWVDKELDDVSKILPTSYADGRKYGRATSIMCKAVRARMLLFAASPLVNGNSEYSSHVDKEGKHLFSTTYDANKWKVAADASKDLIQTAEAAGHKLYIELNANGGIDPFMSCQNLFFKDASKGNTEVLFARPDSNYREYDQHSAPRGSGGFGGYGVTQSLVDAFFTANGLPISESGSGYVENGFSSEDGYWSNGATKWKEVKNEGQVTLAGTYNMYCNREPRFYLAVNFNGQWYSKDSRKLEFFNGKKDNNNTHDAPQNGYLSRKKTDPSRDPINNYFTPRSGIVYRLGEVYLNYAEALNESNPGDADILVYLNKIRERAGVRTYTTGSTSPTSIHIDLGDQANVRKLIHMERRVELCTEGIRYDDLRRWKEAENVLNTDFYGMNFYGQNATDFYKRTAYQKRVYRKSFYWFPIHLSEIVKNPNLVQAPFW; encoded by the coding sequence ATGAAAAAATTATATATCAAATCAATATTCCTTTTTTTAGGATTAACGTTGTCTTATTCCTGCTCTGATTATTTGGATAAGGAGAATGATACCGAACTTACTTTGGATAATGTCTTTAGTAGTAAAACAAAAACAGAGCAGTGGTTAGCAGGTTGCTACTCTATGATTCCGGATCCTCTTTGGGGCTATCAACGTGATTTAGGCTGGGAAGTCTTAGGCGATGATATGACTCCTTCTGAAAGATGGCGTAATTATGGTTGGGAAATGATTCCAATTGCTTTGGGTAGTTGGTCAACAAATACAAATTGGGGTCCAGGATATTGGGCTTCACTTCCTCAAAAAATAAGAGAGTGTAACATTCTTATGGAAAATGTAAGGGCGATGCCTGAGCAAAAATTTACAGAAGAGGATGTGAAATTGATTATTGGAGAAGCTCGTTTTTTAAGAGCCTATTATTATTCTTTATTGATTAATACTTATGGACCTGTTCCTTTTAAACCAGAAGAAATTACTCCGGTAAATTATAATCTTTCTGATTTATTAGTGGGTCAAACACCTTATGATGAAATTGTAAGCTGGGTTGATAAAGAATTAGACGATGTGTCTAAAATTTTACCTACATCTTATGCTGACGGAAGAAAATATGGTCGTGCAACATCTATTATGTGTAAGGCTGTTAGAGCCAGAATGTTGCTTTTTGCTGCAAGTCCATTAGTTAATGGTAATTCTGAGTATTCCAGTCACGTTGATAAAGAAGGTAAACATTTATTTAGTACTACTTATGATGCCAATAAATGGAAAGTAGCAGCTGATGCAAGTAAAGACTTAATTCAAACGGCTGAAGCAGCAGGTCATAAATTATATATAGAGTTGAATGCTAATGGAGGAATTGATCCTTTTATGTCTTGTCAAAATTTATTTTTTAAAGATGCCAGTAAAGGAAATACTGAAGTATTGTTTGCTAGACCTGATTCTAATTACAGAGAATACGATCAACATTCAGCACCAAGAGGAAGTGGAGGATTTGGAGGATATGGTGTAACACAATCGTTAGTAGATGCTTTTTTTACTGCTAATGGATTGCCAATATCAGAATCTGGATCAGGTTATGTAGAAAATGGTTTCTCATCAGAAGATGGCTATTGGTCAAACGGAGCAACAAAATGGAAAGAAGTGAAAAATGAAGGACAAGTTACTTTGGCTGGAACTTATAATATGTACTGCAACCGTGAACCAAGATTTTATTTGGCTGTTAATTTTAATGGACAATGGTATAGTAAAGACTCCAGAAAATTAGAGTTCTTTAATGGTAAAAAAGACAACAATAATACACATGATGCTCCACAAAACGGGTATTTATCAAGAAAGAAAACTGATCCATCACGTGATCCTATTAATAATTACTTTACACCTCGTTCAGGAATTGTATACAGATTGGGAGAAGTGTATTTAAATTATGCTGAAGCACTTAATGAATCGAATCCAGGCGATGCTGACATTTTGGTTTATTTGAACAAGATTAGAGAAAGAGCAGGAGTAAGAACTTATACTACAGGTTCTACAAGTCCTACAAGTATTCATATAGATCTTGGTGATCAAGCTAATGTTAGAAAATTAATACACATGGAGCGAAGAGTGGAACTTTGTACAGAAGGTATTCGTTATGATGATTTAAGAAGATGGAAAGAAGCCGAGAATGTATTGAACACAGATTTTTACGGAATGAATTTCTATGGTCAAAATGCTACAGATTTTTATAAGAGAACTGCTTATCAAAAAAGAGTATATAGAAAATCTTTTTATTGGTTTCCAATACACTTATCTGAAATTGTAAAGAATCCTAACTTAGTTCAAGCACCTTTTTGGTAG
- a CDS encoding TIM-barrel domain-containing protein, whose protein sequence is MKKNLLVSIFCLLLFNTINAQQGVVTDGNAKFTVLSPILIKTEYSGDGIFETKKSFNITNLDLPTPAYTSIVNDGWLEIRTDKLLLRYKQNSGSFSASNLKVSLTVKGQLVEATPWFGGTAEYKSEAENLALFGGASLAADHSGYSGSGFVAGYIKVGPGLQWDLNENISGGDYNFILKYCNGMGNDRTVSLYIDGVKTQITLSPTANWDTWGIFRKKISLSTGSHSIKVVCDAGDTYNVNIDYLALSPVPTVNTVNEAESAILEGGASVDTNHPAYTGTGFASGFENSGPAITWRFDQPLANGDYTISMQYANGTGGDGQLTTRTMSLYIDGVKSQIALPPTDNWDTWNVFQQNVSLSAGPHIIKISYDNGDSGKVNIDWLGVSPVGQPLPNTIGKFQKTNLGGGIRSLDLKSGETPLWDGLMSKDGWHLIDDSKTALTEADGWVSSRPSHSGGYQDGYFFGYGTDYQAALKDFYKITGNPPLLPKWAFGVWYSKYAPYTSDFYKNTLLPRFRSEKVPLDVLVVDTDWKSPDKWNGWSWDNNLFPDPQSFINWGKGEGLAIALNIHPSILSNDPKFAAADATAGGGLLGRVGDRLSFDYSKKSHAKAYFDLHTQFNNQGIRFWWLDWVDQTVNTEVKGLPVEAWLSHLYVKNMEDRNMRGFAFSRIGGGYNGYGNNGVPDMAWSDHRYTLHFTGDTFDEWNLLKFAAKFTIREGNLGIPYVSHDMGSFKGRTLSDDKYIRWLQFGTFQPIFRLHADENTDSNRLPWQYPNVINQAKDFIRLRHALVPYTYSLAHESSTGGLPIVRGMYFYHPESPEAYSFDKQYFYGENILVSPIVTGGETASTSVWFPNGKWTNYFTNEVVTGPATKTVTVNYSAMPAYIKAGGIIPLKPYTDFIGQKLDDLLTLKVYAGADGDFSLYEDEGDNRNYQAGNYALTRLTYDDAQQKLTIPTQQGTYNGAPQKRAYDIVLYNAVIPTKVLLNDIALNVIAPNSGEGWWIANGIVYVHLNETPVLDNKVISFEKTSLGMPDPIYQKGLQVYPNPVINSFFFNKEMKGINVRIFSVMGSLVAQQKVDANNSVNVSKLSSGIYFVVTNKDGKENSIKIIKK, encoded by the coding sequence ATGAAAAAAAATCTACTTGTAAGCATCTTTTGCCTACTTCTTTTTAACACAATTAATGCACAGCAAGGTGTAGTAACTGATGGTAATGCCAAATTTACTGTGCTTAGCCCAATTTTGATTAAAACGGAATATTCAGGCGACGGCATATTCGAAACTAAAAAAAGTTTCAATATAACCAACCTCGATTTACCGACACCTGCATATACATCTATTGTAAATGACGGCTGGCTCGAGATTCGAACAGATAAATTATTATTGCGCTATAAACAAAATTCAGGAAGCTTTAGTGCATCTAATCTAAAAGTCAGTTTAACTGTTAAAGGGCAGCTTGTTGAAGCAACTCCTTGGTTTGGTGGCACTGCTGAATATAAAAGCGAAGCAGAAAACCTAGCGCTATTCGGAGGAGCTAGCTTAGCCGCTGACCATTCTGGTTATTCAGGTTCAGGTTTTGTTGCAGGGTATATTAAGGTTGGACCAGGATTACAATGGGATTTGAATGAGAACATTTCTGGTGGCGATTATAATTTTATATTAAAGTATTGCAATGGAATGGGAAATGACAGAACAGTTAGTTTGTATATTGATGGTGTTAAAACTCAAATAACACTGAGTCCAACTGCAAATTGGGATACATGGGGTATTTTTCGAAAAAAGATTTCATTGTCAACAGGATCTCATAGCATTAAAGTTGTCTGTGATGCGGGTGATACTTACAATGTAAATATTGATTACTTGGCACTGAGTCCGGTGCCAACTGTAAACACTGTGAATGAAGCCGAAAGCGCAATATTGGAAGGAGGGGCTAGTGTCGATACTAACCACCCAGCCTATACTGGGACAGGTTTTGCTTCCGGCTTTGAAAATTCAGGGCCTGCTATTACTTGGCGCTTTGATCAACCATTAGCTAATGGGGATTATACAATTTCCATGCAATATGCTAACGGTACTGGAGGAGATGGCCAACTTACAACACGTACTATGAGTTTGTACATTGATGGAGTAAAAAGCCAAATAGCACTGCCTCCTACTGATAATTGGGACACCTGGAATGTTTTTCAACAAAATGTTTCACTAAGTGCTGGGCCTCATATTATTAAAATTTCATACGACAATGGAGATTCCGGAAAAGTAAATATCGATTGGCTTGGAGTTAGTCCTGTTGGGCAGCCGCTGCCAAATACTATTGGTAAATTCCAAAAAACAAACCTAGGAGGCGGGATACGTTCGCTTGATCTAAAATCTGGGGAAACACCTTTGTGGGATGGCCTTATGAGTAAAGATGGTTGGCATTTGATTGACGATAGTAAAACGGCATTAACAGAAGCTGACGGCTGGGTATCTTCCAGACCATCACATTCTGGCGGATATCAAGACGGTTACTTCTTCGGATACGGAACAGATTATCAAGCGGCATTAAAAGATTTTTATAAAATTACAGGAAATCCGCCTTTGCTGCCTAAATGGGCTTTTGGAGTTTGGTATTCAAAATACGCACCTTATACAAGTGATTTTTATAAAAATACTTTATTACCAAGATTTAGATCGGAGAAAGTTCCCTTGGATGTTTTAGTTGTTGATACTGATTGGAAGTCTCCAGACAAATGGAATGGTTGGAGTTGGGATAACAACCTGTTCCCAGACCCTCAAAGTTTTATTAATTGGGGTAAAGGCGAAGGTCTAGCGATTGCTCTTAATATACACCCTTCTATTCTTAGTAATGATCCAAAGTTCGCAGCAGCAGATGCTACCGCAGGAGGAGGCCTTTTAGGGAGAGTTGGTGATAGATTATCTTTTGATTACAGCAAAAAAAGTCATGCGAAAGCTTATTTTGATCTGCATACGCAATTTAATAATCAGGGAATTCGTTTTTGGTGGTTGGATTGGGTAGATCAAACAGTGAATACGGAAGTAAAAGGACTACCGGTAGAAGCATGGCTTAGTCATTTATATGTGAAAAATATGGAGGACCGAAACATGCGTGGTTTTGCATTTTCGCGTATTGGAGGTGGTTATAATGGATATGGAAATAACGGAGTGCCAGATATGGCTTGGTCAGACCACCGTTATACACTCCACTTTACAGGGGATACATTTGATGAATGGAACTTACTGAAATTTGCAGCAAAGTTTACTATTCGAGAAGGAAACCTTGGAATACCTTATGTGTCACATGATATGGGTAGTTTTAAAGGAAGAACGTTGAGTGACGATAAATACATACGTTGGCTTCAGTTTGGAACTTTTCAGCCGATATTTCGTTTGCACGCTGATGAAAATACAGATAGTAATCGTTTGCCTTGGCAATATCCTAATGTAATAAACCAAGCAAAAGATTTTATTAGATTGCGTCACGCTTTAGTGCCTTATACTTATTCTTTGGCTCATGAATCTTCGACGGGTGGTTTACCAATTGTGAGAGGGATGTATTTTTATCATCCAGAATCGCCAGAGGCATACTCGTTTGATAAGCAATATTTTTATGGAGAAAACATATTAGTTTCGCCAATTGTAACAGGTGGAGAAACGGCTTCTACGAGTGTTTGGTTCCCTAATGGTAAATGGACTAATTACTTTACAAATGAAGTTGTAACAGGACCTGCCACAAAAACAGTAACTGTCAATTATAGTGCAATGCCTGCTTACATCAAAGCTGGAGGAATTATACCGCTAAAACCCTATACTGATTTTATTGGTCAAAAGCTGGACGATTTACTTACTTTAAAAGTATATGCTGGAGCTGATGGTGATTTTTCTTTATATGAAGATGAAGGGGATAATCGCAACTATCAAGCAGGTAATTATGCGCTAACTAGATTAACCTATGATGACGCACAACAAAAACTGACTATACCAACACAGCAAGGTACTTATAATGGTGCGCCTCAAAAACGCGCTTATGATATTGTATTGTACAATGCAGTAATTCCAACGAAGGTTCTCTTGAACGATATCGCACTGAATGTTATAGCTCCGAATTCTGGAGAAGGCTGGTGGATTGCGAATGGAATTGTATATGTTCACTTGAATGAAACGCCGGTTTTAGATAACAAGGTCATCTCTTTTGAAAAAACATCGCTTGGAATGCCAGATCCTATTTATCAAAAAGGTTTACAAGTATACCCAAATCCAGTAATCAATTCGTTTTTCTTTAACAAAGAAATGAAAGGAATTAATGTTCGAATTTTTTCTGTTATGGGTAGCCTGGTTGCACAGCAAAAAGTGGATGCAAATAACAGTGTTAATGTTTCTAAATTAAGTTCAGGAATCTATTTTGTCGTTACAAATAAAGATGGAAAAGAGAATTCAATAAAAATCATAAAAAAATAA
- a CDS encoding SusF/SusE family outer membrane protein: MSIILISCEDKGLENADWLKEPSFVKPMTLTPSSDEVVMTAGNDDAVAITFTWTPGNDRGTGTTLKYFFRMDIVGNNFAEATTLLQEMPVDVFTKSFTVGELNELLIEKWGYAGGSTAKFEAEIIAQVENSPQYQKPEVASTSFSATAFSQGPLPLFLVGDAISGGWDYNTGKKINEVIERSQYTYTGDFSVGSFKIIDKPGSEWPSYNPLDEFNLAYNKTQSQTATNFNVTKAGRYSLFVSRSKLTYIFAYTPYENVYMVGNAITGIGWDIGRAKQTTWDPKNPEVFSYKGQFDAGEFKLYTQQGDWNGRALMAPVNGTKLIVDGEATPMMLMPNANPDNKWIIETTGNYELIINPAKMTIRLKKL, from the coding sequence ATGAGTATAATTTTAATCTCTTGTGAAGATAAGGGACTAGAGAATGCTGACTGGCTTAAAGAACCAAGCTTTGTTAAGCCTATGACTTTAACACCATCTAGTGATGAAGTCGTTATGACAGCTGGTAATGATGATGCAGTAGCCATCACATTTACCTGGACTCCAGGAAATGATAGAGGAACTGGAACTACTTTGAAATATTTTTTCCGTATGGATATTGTAGGTAATAATTTTGCAGAAGCGACTACGTTACTGCAAGAAATGCCTGTTGATGTATTTACTAAATCCTTTACAGTTGGAGAATTAAATGAGTTATTAATTGAAAAATGGGGATATGCTGGCGGTTCTACTGCCAAATTTGAAGCAGAAATAATAGCTCAAGTAGAAAATAGTCCTCAATATCAAAAACCAGAAGTGGCATCTACTTCATTTTCGGCAACCGCTTTTAGTCAAGGACCATTACCGTTGTTCTTGGTAGGCGATGCTATAAGTGGAGGATGGGATTATAATACTGGTAAAAAAATTAATGAAGTAATCGAAAGATCACAATATACGTATACTGGAGATTTCTCCGTAGGATCATTTAAAATAATCGACAAACCAGGCAGCGAATGGCCATCTTATAACCCTTTAGATGAATTTAATCTTGCTTATAACAAGACACAATCTCAAACAGCCACTAATTTTAATGTAACTAAAGCGGGTCGTTATTCTTTGTTCGTAAGCCGCTCAAAACTGACTTACATTTTTGCCTATACACCTTATGAAAATGTTTATATGGTTGGTAATGCAATAACTGGTATAGGTTGGGATATTGGAAGAGCTAAACAAACCACATGGGATCCTAAGAACCCTGAAGTCTTTTCGTATAAAGGACAATTTGACGCTGGTGAATTTAAACTTTATACACAACAGGGTGACTGGAATGGTAGAGCTTTAATGGCTCCAGTAAATGGTACTAAACTTATAGTTGATGGCGAAGCTACACCAATGATGTTGATGCCTAATGCTAATCCAGATAATAAATGGATTATTGAAACCACTGGAAATTATGAACTCATTATTAATCCTGCAAAAATGACCATTAGGTTAAAGAAATTGTAG
- a CDS encoding basic secretory protein-like protein: MNFKIKNTSFFLILILPLISFSQQEISSSDNKKHNIATTEINTNNSIFEDSIIIKNGFQLTLKNNDPKLSQEFKKNIAERFFLVYPKMLNHFNPKATKSVIITFSNEDTDHPAHAMNNEITVFTKFFTNPGREKDIDVIVHEGFHLVQAYKYNKNTPGWLVEGIADYVREIYGVSNESSGWVLPKTLDDKGNKYEASYRTTARFLLWIDLKVKKGIVDTLDDKCRTGTYTDAVWKKETNKTVDELCDDYIKNYSL; the protein is encoded by the coding sequence ATGAATTTCAAAATCAAGAATACAAGCTTTTTTTTAATCCTTATATTACCACTAATTTCTTTTTCTCAACAAGAAATTAGCTCTTCAGATAATAAAAAGCACAATATTGCTACAACTGAAATAAATACAAATAATTCCATTTTTGAAGATAGTATAATCATTAAAAATGGCTTCCAACTGACATTAAAAAATAATGATCCAAAGCTCAGTCAAGAATTCAAAAAGAACATAGCAGAACGCTTTTTTCTTGTCTATCCTAAAATGCTGAATCATTTTAATCCAAAAGCGACAAAGAGTGTTATCATCACTTTTAGTAATGAAGATACTGACCATCCGGCTCATGCAATGAATAATGAAATCACTGTTTTTACAAAATTTTTCACAAACCCTGGAAGAGAAAAAGATATAGATGTGATTGTACATGAAGGGTTTCATTTAGTTCAGGCATACAAATACAATAAAAATACTCCAGGATGGCTCGTAGAAGGAATTGCAGATTATGTAAGAGAAATTTATGGCGTTAGCAATGAATCAAGTGGTTGGGTTTTACCCAAAACATTAGACGACAAAGGAAATAAATACGAGGCATCTTATAGAACTACTGCACGGTTTTTACTTTGGATAGATTTAAAAGTTAAAAAAGGCATAGTCGATACATTAGACGATAAATGTAGAACCGGAACTTATACCGATGCTGTTTGGAAAAAAGAAACCAATAAAACAGTTGATGAACTTTGTGATGATTACATTAAAAATTACAGCTTATAA